Within the Fusarium keratoplasticum isolate Fu6.1 chromosome 1, whole genome shotgun sequence genome, the region GGCTCACCACTGATTCACTGGGATGGGAATATTTTGAGCATCATAGACGTGGCGGCCTCTCGTCGGGAGAGGAGGCAAAGCGTTGATGGTCTGGGTTCATTTCATGAGAAGCATCCAACATACAATGGGTAGCCTTGGGTTTTTTGCGTTTTCTTGGGTTAGCGATAGAATGAAGAGAATGTCAGCTGCCATGCAAATGCCTTTTACATGATTATCTCTTGATATCTGATGTGAGGTGATGCGAAAAGGAGACTGAGGTTTTTGCGGATAGGGGGGATAACTGTGAGCAGAGTAGCAGCAACGCTTAGCCGTGCGTTTTTAACCATGTCGTTTAGTCTCCCAtaagccatcatcaaccatcatcacctgCTGCTTCCTAAGTAGAAGAGCAAAAAAGAAATCTACGGGTAGAAACAACATAGAAAAAGAAAGGGTCTGGCCGGGGATTGAACCCGGGACCTCTCGCAAGCTGTTGCTGTAGGGTTTGCCCTAAGCGAGAATCATACCACTAGACCACCAGACCGATCAAGCTctgttgagcttgttgagtgGTTGTTAGAAGAGTCGTCGCAAAGCCATACTATCAAAGTGAAGCAGAGATATTTGCCCCTCGGTGGCGGAGTTCAGAAACCGTATTTGGAGAGGCAACTTGACAGACAACTCCTTGGTATACACAGTTGATTGCAGGTTTCAAGTTATTTGCACCAAGTCTGCCATCCGTGGAGCCCTTTTCATCTTGACGACAATGAGATGAAAGAAGGTCGGCGTTGGGACCAGTCTCACGTACTCGCACCCCGTAGTTGGATGGCCGTGCCAGCTTATCACATTGACACAGGATCCAAGTGGCCGAGGCAGTCAGACAAATTCAGGTCATAAAGATTTTTCATTCGGGCCTTGTAATGACCTATTACTCTCTTTTAGGAACCAGGGCATAACATCTACCCAATGCCCTGACTCCAAACATGGTATCACCCCCCGATACGCTCAACACCTCATCATCTATAATTTACAAAGTCACGCATATCCGTTTGCGCCCAGCCACTCCTTGAGCGACGCAGCATCGCGCTCGCGGTACGCAGCACGGCCGCgaatcttgtccttgacagTGCCAAGGGTACGGTCAAAGCTCTTGGTATCCTTGTCGGCCATGAACTTCTCAATGTCGTCCACGACGGAAACATCAGTAAAGGCACCCAGGCTGATCTTGATGTATCGGTCAACGACAACGGGGTTGCCGAGCTTGGCAATAACGGCATCCCAGTTGGTCTTCATGAACTCCCACTGGAGAGGACGACCAATGATGTTGGAAGCTACAGAGTTGCCCAGGACGTGCATGTCTCCGCTGGGAACGGCGTTGGAGGGGGGAGActggttgaagttgaagggGATAATCTCCTTGGTAAGAAGATCGGCATCCTCGACACTGCCGAGAACGCTAAGGGACAGGAGTTTGCCATCGATGGACTTGGTGTTAAACCACTCCTTCTTGAGAATCTCAACAGTGCGGGCGGGGtccttcatgatggcagcGCGCCAGACAGCAACTCGGAGGGGAGCAGGGATGGGGTTTGCCTCGGGGTCCTCAACCCAGGCCTCGAAGCGCTTCAGAGCCTCCTCGGTAACGCTAAGCATGTTAGCATTGAATCAGAAAACGGATATAAACGTGGCTTACCCAGGGTGGCcgccagcaacagcaacaccaaTGATGTCCTTTCGCAAAAGGCCAGTGAGGTAGTCCTCACCCTCAGGGAAGTCCCAGCCAACTTCGGCAatcttctcgtcgacgagcttcAGGCTGAAGTTGTCAAGGGCCTTCTTGATAACGGGGTCCTCCTTAAAGACAGACTTGACACCAGCAATCGAGTCAAGAACCTGACGCCAGACAAGAGGGTGTGTCTCCTTGCCAAAGCCCTGGAGGAAGGTAAGCAGCGCAGGGGTTGTGCCGTTGCCAGCAAAGGCAAGGTGAGCGGTGGAACCAATGATGGAGATCTTGTCCTCAGTGctgagcttgtcgagctgCTGGCTGAGCTTAGCGAGACGCTCAGGGGGGTAGTTGACGCGGTAGAAGCCGGTGGCGCCGCTGTTGAGCTTGTAAAAGTCATCGTCGATGTCACGGATGGtgtcctccttggtggtCAGGGACAGCGAAGCGATGCCAGCCTggtccttcttgccctccaGTCCCAGGGGCACCCACCAGGTGGTGGTATCATCCTCGGGCTTAACATCACCAGTCGACAGGAAGCGAGACTGCTTGATCGAGATCTGACCAGGCTCCTCGGCAACAGTCACAACAGGGTGACCAATCTTGGAGATCCATGGGTTCATGAGCTCAGTCACGTTCTTACCAGAGGCCTGGCTGAGAGCATCCCACAGAGCAGTAGTCTTGGCATTTCCATATGCGTGGCTCTTGAGGTAGTTGGAGACACCCTTGAGGAAGGTCTCAACGCCAAGGTGGTTGGCAAGCATGCGAATGGCAGAGCAGCCCTTGAGGTAGCTGATAGAGTCAAAGATctggttgatgtcgagaGCGTCGCGGACGGGGACATGGATGGGGTGGCTAGCGCggatgccgtcaaggctaAAGGCAGCCTCCATACCCTCGTTGACGAACTGAGCCCACACCTGCCAGTCAGGG harbors:
- a CDS encoding Aminopeptidase, translating into MSSSKGLLRQLAQRQALWSSPLSPAFTRQTAGHTGVLSPFSSAFNSIWNTGNSRALASVASSSSQSVKDFRNRRENARAMPIGARSSLLSQIPNRFCSGHARLNRNVKMTDRDVLPDNVKPKHYNLSLRDLEFTNWTYKGTVTIDSEITKPTKEVIVNTLDLKLSHAKVSIDSKTVESTSFNYDEKAQRSTITFDEELPVASKASIIIEFEGIMNNEMAGFYRSKYKPAETPAASVPHDDEWHYMLSTQFEACDARRAFPCFDEPNLKATFDFDIEIPSDQVALSNMPVKETRPSKDGWNIVSFETSPVMSTYLLAWAVGDFEYIEALTDREYNGKKIPVRVYTTRGLKEQGRWALQHAPKIIDYFSEIFDIDYPLPKSDLIAVHEFTHGAMENWGLVTYRTTQVLYDEKTSDPRFKNAVAYVVAHELAHQWFGNLVTMDWWDELWLNEGFATWVGWHAVDHLHPDWQVWAQFVNEGMEAAFSLDGIRASHPIHVPVRDALDINQIFDSISYLKGCSAIRMLANHLGVETFLKGVSNYLKSHAYGNAKTTALWDALSQASGKNVTELMNPWISKIGHPVVTVAEEPGQISIKQSRFLSTGDVKPEDDTTTWWVPLGLEGKKDQAGIASLSLTTKEDTIRDIDDDFYKLNSGATGFYRVNYPPERLAKLSQQLDKLSTEDKISIIGSTAHLAFAGNGTTPALLTFLQGFGKETHPLVWRQVLDSIAGVKSVFKEDPVIKKALDNFSLKLVDEKIAEVGWDFPEGEDYLTGLLRKDIIGVAVAGGHPGVTEEALKRFEAWVEDPEANPIPAPLRVAVWRAAIMKDPARTVEILKKEWFNTKSIDGKLLSLSVLGSVEDADLLTKEIIPFNFNQSPPSNAVPSGDMHVLGNSVASNIIGRPLQWEFMKTNWDAVIAKLGNPVVVDRYIKISLGAFTDVSVVDDIEKFMADKDTKSFDRTLGTVKDKIRGRAAYRERDAASLKEWLGANGYA